A window from Pseudomonas frederiksbergensis encodes these proteins:
- a CDS encoding cobalt-precorrin-6A reductase — MKRVLLLGGVTEALAIARTLGPEHIYSLAGVGRVPTDLTCQVRVGGYGGAEGLAQFIQDEGIDLLLDATHPYAAQISQNAATAARLSGIACWALRRPAWQPQAGDDWRDVSDWAGLIEALKPFRRPLFTLGREPLQHLHEIPPEQFWTLRALDVYPGNERCEVIGARGPFLIEDERELFERRQIDVLISKNSGSTATEPKLEVARQRGVPVIVLQRPELPGVDREFGLVSEVLKALSV; from the coding sequence ATGAAGCGCGTGTTGTTGCTCGGTGGCGTGACAGAAGCCTTGGCCATCGCCCGGACCCTCGGACCGGAACACATCTATAGCCTGGCCGGCGTGGGGCGAGTGCCAACAGATCTGACCTGCCAGGTTCGCGTGGGCGGTTACGGCGGTGCCGAAGGACTGGCGCAATTCATTCAGGATGAAGGGATCGACCTGCTGCTGGACGCCACCCATCCCTACGCCGCACAAATCAGCCAGAACGCCGCCACCGCTGCGCGGTTGAGCGGTATTGCCTGCTGGGCCCTGCGGCGCCCGGCCTGGCAACCACAGGCCGGCGATGACTGGCGGGATGTCAGCGACTGGGCCGGGTTGATCGAAGCCCTCAAACCTTTTCGCCGTCCTCTATTCACCCTCGGCCGCGAACCCTTGCAGCACCTGCATGAAATCCCGCCAGAGCAATTCTGGACCCTGCGTGCACTGGACGTTTACCCCGGCAACGAACGCTGCGAAGTCATCGGCGCGCGTGGGCCGTTTCTGATCGAGGATGAACGTGAACTGTTTGAACGTCGGCAGATTGATGTACTGATCAGCAAGAACAGCGGCAGCACCGCGACCGAGCCGAAGCTTGAAGTGGCACGGCAGCGTGGGGTGCCGGTGATTGTTTTGCAGCGGCCAGAGTTGCCGGGGGTTGATCGGGAGTTTGGGTTGGTGAGTGAAGTACTGAAAGCCCTATCGGTGTAA
- a CDS encoding cobalt-precorrin-5B (C(1))-methyltransferase, translated as MRDETAEQPAPLRSGLTTGSCATATSLAAARLLLSGVEADAVEIILPKGRRVQMRLEFCRLTDEGAEAGTIKDAGDDPDVTHGALLFSQVRLHSEPGIRFSAGRGVGTVTRPGLVLGVGEPAINPVPRKMITDHLTLLAEELDYRGGFEVTVNVEDGEALALKTMNPRLGILGGLSILGTSGIVRPFSCAAYIASIHQGIDVAKTNGYLHIAACTGNASEDTMRRVYDFPEIALIEMGDFVGAVLKHLRKVPVDKLSLCGGFGKISKLAAGHMDLHSRHSSIDLPQLAEWAAAIGADEALQQGIREANTSQQALAMASAAGIALGDAVCQHALDFARSVVPAQVQVEVFAIDRQGGIVGHAGAF; from the coding sequence ATGCGTGACGAAACCGCCGAACAACCCGCACCGCTGCGCAGCGGCCTGACCACGGGCAGCTGCGCCACCGCCACCAGCCTTGCGGCGGCGCGCTTGCTGCTCAGTGGCGTAGAAGCAGACGCCGTCGAGATCATTCTGCCCAAAGGCAGGCGGGTGCAGATGCGCCTGGAATTCTGTCGGCTGACGGACGAAGGCGCCGAAGCCGGCACGATCAAGGACGCCGGCGACGACCCCGACGTGACTCACGGCGCCCTGCTCTTTTCCCAGGTGCGCCTGCACAGTGAGCCAGGCATTCGCTTCAGCGCCGGCCGTGGCGTGGGCACTGTCACCCGGCCGGGGCTGGTGCTGGGCGTCGGCGAACCCGCGATCAACCCGGTGCCGCGCAAGATGATTACCGACCACCTGACGCTGCTGGCCGAAGAGCTTGATTACCGGGGCGGCTTCGAGGTCACGGTAAACGTCGAGGACGGCGAAGCCCTGGCGCTGAAAACCATGAATCCGCGGCTGGGCATTCTCGGCGGTTTGTCGATCCTCGGCACCAGCGGCATCGTCCGGCCCTTCTCCTGCGCGGCCTACATCGCCTCGATCCATCAGGGCATCGACGTCGCCAAAACCAACGGTTACCTGCACATCGCCGCGTGCACTGGCAATGCCAGTGAAGACACCATGCGCCGGGTCTACGATTTTCCGGAAATCGCCCTGATCGAAATGGGCGACTTCGTCGGCGCCGTGCTCAAACACCTGCGTAAAGTGCCTGTGGATAAACTCAGCCTCTGCGGCGGCTTCGGCAAGATCAGCAAACTGGCCGCCGGGCACATGGATTTGCACAGTCGGCACTCCAGCATCGACCTGCCGCAACTGGCCGAGTGGGCGGCGGCGATTGGCGCCGATGAGGCGTTGCAGCAAGGGATTCGCGAAGCCAACACCAGCCAGCAAGCCTTGGCGATGGCCAGTGCTGCGGGTATCGCGCTGGGTGATGCGGTGTGTCAGCACGCGCTGGACTTTGCCCGCAGCGTGGTGCCGGCGCAGGTTCAGGTCGAAGTGTTCGCCATCGATCGCCAGGGCGGGATTGTTGGCCATGCAGGAGCTTTTTAA